The Pochonia chlamydosporia 170 chromosome 1, whole genome shotgun sequence genome window below encodes:
- a CDS encoding class II aldolase and adducin N-terminal domain-containing protein 2 (similar to Metarhizium robertsii ARSEF 23 XP_007824160.2) encodes MAPSTTTAPVKAAAPAPKIGSEPLRPKEYFDKRSAEEMKKNLKIPERSLQEIMACACRIISSKQEDAGMTGQISARSERGDGFYWTLRFGVGWDEANPEDMIEVDGDLNTVTGDGMANPATRFHLWVYSGRPDVHSIIHTHSPWVQALAAAEQPLVVSQMDMTPFYDNCAFLGKWPGLPIADDEGVIITGALADKNSIILANHGMLTAGKNVRASTYLAVLLERACRIQLRAAAYGPPRPVNGALAKEAGAYLLRDNIVNSSFEYWYRQSKGFAPMSI; translated from the coding sequence ATGGCTCCAAGTACAACAACCGCTCCTGTCAAGGCCGCTGCGCCGGCTCCCAAAATCGGCAGCGAGCCCTTGCGGCCCAAGGAATACTTTGACAAGCGTTCGGCAgaagagatgaagaagaaccTCAAGATTCCAGAGCGATCTTTGCAGGAGATAATGGCCTGTGCATGCAGAATAATCTCCAGCAAACAGGAAGACGCGGGCATGACTGGCCAGATTAGTGCGCGTTCTGAGAGAGGCGACGGGTTCTACTGGACTCTACGCTTCGGCGTCGGCTGGGACGAGGCCAATCCAGAGGATATGATTGAGGTCGATGGCGATCTTAACACCGTGACGGGCGACGGCATGGCCAACCCAGCCACCCGCTTCCACCTCTGGGTGTACTCTGGTAGACCAGATGTCCACAGCATTATCCACACTCATTCTCCTTGGGTTCAGGCGCTGGCAGCCGCTGAGCAGCCTCTTGTTGTCTCTCAGATGGATATGACGCCTTTCTACGATAACTGCGCATTCCTCGGCAAGTGGCCGGGCCTACCCATTGCCGACGATGAGGGTGTCATCATCACAGGGGCCCTGGCCGACAAGAACTCCATTATCCTCGCCAACCACGGCATGCTCACGGCCGGGAAGAACGTGCGCGCATCTACATACCTGGCAGTTTTGTTGGAGCGTGCGTGTCGTATTCAGCTGCGGGCAGCTGCTTATGGTCCTCCTAGGCCTGTCAACGGAGCTCTTGCTAAAGAGGCCGGTGCCTACCTTCTGCGAGATAACATTGTCAACTCTTCCTTTGAATACTGGTACCGGCAGAGTAAGGGATTTGCCCCCATGTCGATATAG
- a CDS encoding dihydrodipicolinate synthetase (similar to Metarhizium robertsii ARSEF 23 XP_007824158.1): MGNTRNIFQGLSAFAITPADSDGKVDTGALGRILERLDVPGVDSIGLLGSTGTYLYLTREQRKLAIDVAIRTLQGRKPIIVSAGALRTDDAQHLAKDAEEAGVDGLLLAPVSYNPLTEEEVYRHYEAVAGSTTLPICIYNTPSTTHFTFSDALLARIAGLPNVVALKQPAPTNEPKGRHEALRANLPSGFSVGYSADWLVADSLLAGGSVWYSVIAGVLPAPSVALMEAIRRGDDAEVKRISALFEPIWELFKEFGDLRVVYALANELGLCKASPPRPILPIAASHHSRIVSALANVNKSIKVPS; the protein is encoded by the coding sequence ATGGGAAATACAAGGAACATTTTTCAAGGTCTTTCGGCGTTCGCCATCACCCCCGCTGATTCGGATGGCAAGGTCGACACTGGCGCCCTGGGTCGAATTCTTGAGAGGTTAGACGTGCCCGGTGTTGATTCGATTGGACTGTTGGGGAGTACAGGAACCTACCTTTATCTGACGAGGGAACAACGCAAGCTGGCGATTGATGTGGCCATACGAACCCTTCAGGGTAGAAAACCAATTATTGTCTCTGCTGGTGCGCTTCGGACGGACGATGCACAGCATCTGGCTAAAGACGCCGAGGAAGCAGGCGTCGATGGGCTGCTGCTTGCACCTGTCTCGTACAATCCGTTGACTGAGGAAGAGGTCTACCGGCACTATGAGGCAGTTGCTGGCTCTACCACGCTGCCCATCTGTATCTACAATACTCCGAGCACGACGCACTTTACCTTCAGCGACGCACTTCTTGCTCGCATTGCCGGGTTGCCAAATGTCGTTGCGCTCAAGCAGCCCGCCCCCACCAATGAGCCGAAAGGAAGACACGAAGCGCTTCGCGCAAACCTTCCCTCTGGTTTTTCTGTCGGATACAGCGCGgactggctggtggctgacTCGTTACTGGCGGGAGGCTCTGTATGGTACAGTGTGATTGCGGGAGTGCTTCCGGCACCGTCTGTCGCGCTGAtggaagccattcgcagAGGGGACGACGCCGAAGTGAAGCGCATCTCGGCTCTCTTTGAACCCATCTGGGAGCTATTCAAAGAGTTCGGTGACCTCAGGGTAGTCTACGCACTCGCAAACGAGCTTGGCCTCTGCAAAGCAAGCCCCCCTCGGCCTATTCTTCCCATAGCCGCCTCGCATCACAGTCGGATTGTCTCAGCATTGGCAAATGTTAATAAAAGCATCAAGGTGCCATCTTGA